A stretch of DNA from Thunnus thynnus chromosome 16, fThuThy2.1, whole genome shotgun sequence:
AAGTATgtagtaaaaaacaacaacaacaacaacaaaacaatatttgcttCTGAAATGCAGTTTAATAATAGTATACAGTTGCATAAATTGAAAGCACAAGTGCATCAAAAGTGCACTTAAATACAGTATTAGAGTTAATATACTTCATTTTTACCACTGGTTTATTACATAATTTTACGGTTAAATGctttttagcataaaaaacaaataatagttAATCTGAGCCTCATTTGTGTTGTACAGCCAAGTGAACCCATGGGTGCAACCCTGGATAGAATGATATAAATCATCAGGCAGTGACCTACGTTTTTtagttaaagtccccctccactcaaaaatattttcttcttcttgttcctacactCGAatattttagcttcactgtgcGGATTATGTCTATGCAGAGTTTGACtctaaaaggctgttttcacattcatctactgaaagtggaatatttctctgtgttcattaaaaaaacagattttaaaggaccagtgtgtaggatttagtggcatctagtggtgggTTGCAGACTGCAatcaactgaatacccctcctcttccaagcgtgtaggagaaccaaGTGGGTAGCTCACAGTCttaaaagtgaagccaatgcagaaataccttaaacctgcattctttctaaagGCCAACAAGGTCGACTCCACTGcatgcaaaaagaagtccaattgtatggaagtgtatgagaaaatgaccctacttctcacttgatttattatctCAGTAAACGATCCTCTAATGAGTGTATGGTTTCAATCATTTGTTTCAACTCTTcctcaatacagcatgatgttcattttgtaaattatggtcccatttacagtaaaatagacaatagtactaaccaagctagcagctagctctagggtcagctccaacctctcgtccaaatatggtcacttcacatgaaaggccctctctacagccagtgtttggtttgtccgttctgggctactatagcaacatggtggtgcaacatggcagcctctgtggaagaggacccactccctatgtcaatataaagggctcattctaaggtaaaaaaaaacaattcttattttcagatgattatacactaattaaaaaatacacatgaatattatattccatttctgccaatatttcTACCAATATagccccctaaatcttacacactggtcctttaaggggCGAGTCTAACAAGCATGATTTTTGACaccacaaatagtttggaaaccaatcctggtccaatattcaatttacacaagtgtgatgtggaagctTGAAGCTTCcaatgcacaaacactgagaatggactttacactgaagtaggagacatcttgtgtccagcagttaaacgtctaaaataaaatatatatgcatatttatagattctggaatttttaatgagagagaaggaggagatgtagtTTCAAGGacaatttaacttttttgtggaaaaaccgtatcagacaaattattattcaaagtagagtattttatccatcttaaaacatgtctggagggtctctttaaatattaataacgTATATGACTAGAACATAGCAGctatatacaatatacaatacTAAAATATATTTGAGCAAATATTGACTTTTCTACATTAGAAACCCCAAAAAGCATTATGAACTAACAGAAAACTATGTATTTTGAATGATATTCATGctatttatgatattttatacATGTGGGGAGTTCTAACCCAGACTACAGTGCATAAATGGAACATGATATGCATGTTACATGTAGTTTAAAGCGTGTTATATGATAATTCGTCCACATTGTCTCCTTTACTTTCCCTCAGTCAGCAGCtctatgatgatgatgatgccgCCTGCAGGAGCCTGGAACTCGCGTCACCATGGAAGCGCTCCTCAGTTTGCGACATGTATTCGCCATTTTGCTgcctcggtgtgtgtgtgtgtgtatatgtctgtgtttgtgtgggcgCCTCTCGATGTGAATACCTCTGTAGCGCCCAAACATTCAACACTCCAGACACCAGCTAAAACAACCAGGAAAAATGTCTGCACTCGGAGAATAGCAACTGCCGCAGAATGACATGGAAACTTGGACGACGTTAACATTAGATAGACTCGACGAGCGTCGCCGAAGAGGACCAGGGGGAATGAAAGGTCTATTTTCTTGCTGTTTTTCCAACTTTGCTAGCCCAGTCAGCCAACACTAACCACTAACACAATTAGCAGAGTTAGCTTAGCAACGTTTAAACGATGATAGCTGCTCAAGGTTCCATGTAGCTAGGTTAACCAATTAGGCTTCTTAACGGTAACCAGTAGCAAGGGATTGATTGTAAGCCCTTTGCAGGCTTTATACTATCGTATAACTGGCTAAGACTGTAACCGACATTTATGACAGTTATTTAATAGAAAGTAATGTTACATTAGCAGGGAATAACGTACAGTAGTAGAGGTTATCTGAATCGTACTGGAGATAACTGGAGTGGCAGAGAGCCACAAGTGGTTGAGTATCTATAGGCTCCATTATAAGGTAAGTTAGTTCATGGTGATTTATCATGATGTTGGGGAACAGATGAGtgcgtttacatgcacactggTATCCTGGTTATGTTTTGCGCATGTAAACAGCTTATTCCGaattcagaaacctggataagtCCTTATCCCGGTTTTGCGAAACCTGGAAATAACTACTATTTCCGATAGAAACCAGGATACTGTGGCATGTAAACACCATATCCAGGTTTCGGGAACCACTTCATAGTGACTGAGATGGTGAGAAATCAAGACACATACAGGCAGACGATCAGAAACCTGGGTACTATTACGATCATGTATACAGGGATATGAATAACCATGTTTAATGTTCCATGTAAACGCCATATCTAGAATATAATCAAAAACAGGATAAGGCTCAAAACCAGGATACTATGCACATGTAAGCGCACTCAACAAGAGACTCTCTCAGTTAAAATATGTAATGTTATGTGATTCATTGCTGTAACATGTTTACATACATTGTTACTGAAGCTGTCACAATGTCTTTTTGCTCCTCACTATGTTCATTCTGCTTCACTGTAAGCAAATGGGAATACTAAATCCTGTATCTactgttaattttctgtcttttgttttcacagtCTGACTAATAGGAGAGTGGTTCTCCATCACCAACCCACTCAGGATGAAAGCACATAGGAAAGAAGAGGAATATTATTGTCCTCACTGgattgtgtttgcttttttgaATTCTCAAATTTGACCACATCCATAAGACCATCAATAATGATACTTGGATTAATCTCCCAGGAGTTACACCAGCAGCTTCTGGACCTGAAGAATTACCAGAATCGCACAAATGGGGTGGAAGAGCTCAAACACATCCTCTCAGAAGTGGACATGAAATCAGTCCCATCTGACAGTATTGAAGAGTTCATAAATTTTCTTCCCCGACTTCTGGATGACAGTAATTTTAAAGTCTTGTATGGTACCTTACAAGTTTTAAACTTACTTATTCAGAAGTTAGATACAAGTGCAGACAAATATATCAAACAGATAGTCTTAGTGGCTCTCAAGGCCCTTGGGGACACTCGCACCGTCACCAGGAATGAATATATGAACGTGTTTCGACAGATCATGAAAACTGTTTCTCCGCAACAAGTATTAGATCTTGTCATCGGCAATTTGAAACACAAGAATTCCAGGGTTCGGGAAGATGTCCTTAACATTATTATTGCAGCTATGCTCACTCATCCAAGGAAAGATTTCAACATCCCCAAGCTTTGTTTTGAGGTTGCACCATATCTGACAGACAGCAAAAAGAAGGTCCGCCATGCCGCTCTTgagctgtttgctgtttttgacTATTGCCTTGACACGGGAAAAAAACAGCCTCTAATGAAAGCTGTCGACATGGTTGAACTCAATGAAGATGCAGAGGGTCTCATGGGAGCTGTACAGGCGAGACGAGCAAGGCACGTCCTCCCAAAACTCTCCTCTGAGGGGATAGTGGAGTATGGCCTGGTGGTGCCCAAACCAGGGCAGAGGTGCTCCCCACAGTATGGTTCTGGAGCTGATCTGGACTGGGTGATGAATGGAGGACGGATCAGCAGCGCTAGGAGCCACAGAACTGAACCAGACTGCGAGCGCTTGTATGGCTATGGCAGTTTAGGCTCCCTCACTGATGACCCCCCACTTCAAAGGAGGATTGTCAGTGCAGGTAAAGGGAAGAACAAACTACCCTGGGAGATGTCAAGCTTCCCATCCACTGAAAATGACCAGCAACGCAGAACCCCCAATGGAAAGTACTCTAAACAGGTGGGGCCAATCACCACTGTTAACTTGCTATATTCTCACTTATCTCTCATGCTAATTATGCCATTTGGGAACATTCCTGGATTCAATATATGTTTTCACCAGCTTTATGATTCTCAGTCAAAGTAAGACATACAGCTTAGAGGGATACTCTGGGAAAGGTTAGATTACCCGAAAGAACTGATGGAaattttgtcctttttgttgTCATTGATCGACATTAATGAAGCAGCTATTGACTCAACAAGCTGTGTTCTCCTTTTTGTTTGAAAGGGCATCTAAAAATATTCTTTGAAATCCAAAGCAATTAGCACTTAATCAGTCAATTGTTAACTGCCTGCGCAGAGGTTCTAGGAGCAccagtgtttttctcattgaCTTTGAAATTGCCGTGCATCTCGGTGGCGAGGCGGTTATGTTGATTTGCCCCCAATCACTCAGCAAGTGCAGTCACTGCAAAGAGAATGAAAGGAGTGGTTATGTGAAGTTGCGCTTGCTTTCTCTGCTTCCTTTTACTCTTGCTCAGTCCCCATTGAAATGATAAAGCTCAACCTCAGTAagaattcattcatttgaataaatCTGGAGTCTTGACAATTTGCCATTTTAGACCTGCAGGTTGAACAGGCTGAGTCACACCCGAAGGCACCAGTCCACAGAGACAACAGAGGCACCTTCCTTTGAGACAGTTTTGGGGGAGTGGGAACCTAAATATAGCTATATCTCACATGCTGCAGTATGGAAggagtgcagcagagaggatcAGTTGTCCCAGAAGCCCTGTTCACACCCagcattaacatgtgtcttgGATGATTCGATAACAGCTCAGTGTGtcagttcacacctggcattagaaTGTGTCTCCAGATGCGTCTGAGTGACCGCTTGTGATCGTATATCACTTCCCCGCTCAAAATACAAATAAGCATGTAGGCtacatcatttccgtttgcaaagaccaaatgtgttcttttttttcttttgtactgaCTCTTCAGCCCAAATGGAAATCATTTGGGCCTCGCTCGGGAGAGACACAGCAGCTAACGTTTCTCTGTTATCTGTATAGGGATAGGAAAGATTGTCACTAAATGAGAATAGCTGATCCATcttaaaagtcagtccacctttAGGAAGGGAGCGAGTGGGTGTATGACGGTGAGGCTGGCGACCTTAAGGTCGAGTCACgagttttttacattttaatgccCGGTGTGAACAGGTTCTTACACATCTTATTACACAGAGTTCAATGATGTCCTCTTCAGTCAACCAGTGTCTTGTGTGCATGATGCAGCCCATAATGCTtgataactttttatttatttatttatttattttacattatttgaaaTTAATCTGTATCTTTTGGCAGAGTAACTCTGTGCTAGGTTGTGTCACTGAAATATACGGCTCTTGaatcataaaaaaagagaaggataGATGAATAACATTGCAGAACACTCAGGGATCACTGACACTATTCCTGGAAGAAATAGAGTAGGTGACTCATTTTCTTGAACAGTGACACTTTGGCTGCAAGGATAAGCTTTTGCTGTCATGAGAATTAGCTTTGTATTGAAACACCGGGTAAACATACCACTTTGTAGGGTTAAAGGATGCAATGTGGAACATGTACTATATTATACTTAATCAGCTAACACCCtagaataattaaaatgaagCTACTGTCAGCCTTGTTCTAATAATGTGCATGGATTGTGATGAGTGGCTTTGTTTCAGGAGGTATTAATTGACCATATTTTGTTCTGGGAACTATTACCCAGCTTAGAGGCTTCCATTTGAAAACCTTCTGTTTACAGCAGTGTCTGTCTCCCAGCAACCCCATTACCACACAGCACACTTATTGTAGGGGGCGTGAAACATAATTGCTAATATCACAGGGTTATGCTTGTAAAACATGGCTTATTTACAACTCTAGTGTTGATTGCAATCACACCGAGTGCTCCGCAGTGAGTGTTGATCAGATTGGAGGCAGTGGGAATAACCTTAGCCTAAGACTCTCTCAGAGGTTGAGATGTTAGCACTGATCCAAAAATCTCTCGTTACTCTCTCTGTACTTCATGTATTTATCTTAGACTAAGGTTTCACAGGTTGCACTGTGACAGTAAGGCTTTAATGAGAACAGTAGACGTCATGCACATTAAGttaagtctgtttacagtagCAGAACATCCATCCAAAGGCCAGTTTCTCTTGTCTGAGCTATTCAAATATCTGGTTTGTTTCATGTTAGGTATTTGAACTTCATCCTTTATTGTTTCTATtgaattaaataattttctgtctaCTTGTAGGTGGCCCATGAGGATTTCCTTCCCCTGTCCAGGAAGCTGAGTCCAGAGACCTACGTACCCAGTTTTAGTAAGTGTCAATACTTTGCTTCTCCGATACTCACATAAATTCCATATGAGGTGACAAGTACAGTTGAATGGTTGCCACGGTCAACTTACGCTGAACTCaaattagagcagctttaaattgGATTAGCATGCTGAGTCAAAGGAGTCACAGTGCCACATGTCACCAGAAGCCCTGAGAGATGAGCAAGGTTGAAAGGTTACATGGCAGATGAGTGTCATACCAGTCTCACAACATGCCGGAAGAAACCGTTACACCATACCACCTTACTCCACTCACCAAATGTTTAGTTATCTAAATTCTAGCCTGCTGGTGTGAATACTCACAGACATTTGTCCCCACACTCTTTAAGATTTTACCTGGCATTGTTGTTCTTGCATCTGTTAAGTTACAATGAGTGAGACAGCAGCATGCATCTTACAACATATCTTGacagtttccttttttctcaAGTTATTTGTTCAGTGCCTAAATGAATGTATTTGCAAGGCTTTGTTAAGGCTTTAAGAATTTGATTGTTAAGATAAAGATTTTACTAGTAAATACAAATGAATATCGCATGCTCTCCATGGAGCaacttcccccccccccccccccgagtGCATTTAGTAAACAGATTCAGACCATGCCTCATTAACGGCTATTTGTGAGAGAAATGTCCTGCcctaaagagaaaaagaaggtgAATACCTATGGTAAGAGGTCTTAGCTATTATCCAGCTTCAATAGAGAAATGTGTGTTACTGTTGCTGTAACTATAGAAAGGGGTCGTAGGTTTATAGCTGCCTGTCAGTGCAGTCAAGTAAAAAATCACCTGTGAGGAGCTAGTTCAAACTGACTTCAGCTGCAATTTATTTACCATCACCTTCAAGACCTGGGAAGAGTAGAACTGACCACAAGGagatttttttcaacttttcaaaattaattttctgttatataAACATATTAAGTACAAACTCTGAATTACATTAATTCCTTAATTCATTGGAACAGTCTATAGTGCAGAGTTTGTTCTCTTTTGTCATTAAATGTGTTGTAACAGTGGTCTGATAATTTTATCCAGCCATTGCACCATACAGATTATTTAACCACTGGCGGGTTGTGTTACTGCCATGTTAGTTGACTATTGTGCAACCCTGTTAACATTGCAAAAATATACTTTTCATCTAGGTTCTGCAGAGCCACAGAAGCCACAATCTTCCACTAGGAGGGAGTCCCCTGCACGCATCAGAAGAAGTGGAAGCCTCAACTTAGACCCTGACATCTTTAAAACCACCAACTTCACTGACTCAGAAAATGGTAAGGAGTTATCACCTCAAAATGATTTGCTAATTTTtcaaaaatcataaaaagtgtAGTCTGGATGTTTTTACATGTATGTGGAAATTGTATTTACAGTTGATTTGTGAACACTTTGTCTCACAGTGGCATCCAAGGGACGTGTGCTCCAAAGGAACCCCAGTGTTGAGCGCACGTTTTCTCTCCCCTCTAACCCCACTACACCCGGCTCCTTCCTACTGCCCTCCTACCCACTTGCTACACTCCCGGGAGGCATGCTTACTCCAACACTGTCCCGCCGTCATGCCGACTCTTCCCTCTCTATGTCGAACACCTGGCCCAACAAGAAAGAGAACAGTCCTCATCAGAGAGACACCAGCCCCTGGAGAGACACAGCAGGCACAGCAAAGGGTAATCTAGTAGAAAGATGTCAGTATATGTGAAAGGTTGTCAGCTGGATGtgaaaatgttgttgtgttttgtgtcatcagtttttctttctttcttccttgcCCTACCCCCTCCAGGAGACCTCTCTAGCAGATGCTCTCCCAGGCCTCTTCGCGCCTCCCTTGTGAGTTCTTCCTCCACTTCGTCATTCCGTCGGGCTCTGAGCAGCACCAGGGCAACCCTCTCTATCTCACCAGTCATCCCTCCAGCAGAACAGGCCCAGTCTCATAACGGCCAGAGGTCTAATGCTCCAGGCAGCCCTCAGAACCAGCAGCTAGAAAGGGACTTTCATCTAGACCCTGTTAGCATCAATTCAATGCAAGATCCTCAAGAGGAGGATCCTCTAGACATGCAGGAGGTCAGCAAACTGCTTGTAATTTTGTTAATCATCAATACTGTAATGAGGGTTTTATCTGCTAGTCCAGGGTATCACAGTTTAGATTCATCAATCCTCTTTATGCTCATATGTGCCAATATGTGTCTTGCTTACAGATGCTGAACTCACTGCGCTCATTGCGCAACAGTGCTGCCAAGAAGAGGGCCAAAGTGAGCCTTAGCAGTTCAGACCCAGACAGCCCTGACTCAGCTGTGAAGTTAGACCTGGGTCTGGACTCACCATCACACACGTCTCCCATGCCTACTAGTTCAGCCAGTGAGAGTGGTCTTTTCAGTCTGAGCTCAGTTGCCAACTCTAGCTTCAATGGCATCAAAACCAGGTAAAGGATCCGTTACTTTTGGACTCATTGGTTAAATTTGCTTATGTTTCATTTGTAACGAGGACCACCATATGTTGGGGCATTAGTCAacaaaagcctgatatatttcAGTCAGAGTAAATGTTATAACAGACCTGGTGCCAATGTTGAGCAGTGGTAACCATCCGGTGTTTAATAACGATGTGTTGAACAGTGCTAGGCAGTTTTCCAGGATAATTTCTCACTTGTCACATCTGTCAACAGTCCCGGAAACTCTACCTCTTCAAGAATGAAGCCTCGCATTGCAAGAAATCCTTCTGCAAAACTGAGATCTTCCGTGTCCATTGACTTCAGCAGCCTTCAAGGTATGAAAAAGGATCAAAAAGTCTTGGCTGTTGTGTTGTATTGGTTTGCATCTAattctcgtttttttttttgctctgtaaAGGATTATCTCAGAGAAACGAACTTTCACCTGAGGTGGGTGTTGTGGGACAGAGAGTCACTTACTCCAACGGAACAATCAAAACTGAGGAAGAGACCATAGGGCCCTCCCCTCCGTTGGTCAAACCAGCTTTCCGGGAATCAGTCAGAGCTCTGAAACCTGCCAAAGGTAAGCCAGTGATAACATCAAACAGAACAAGGCTTTCTCCTGGATTCATcttgtgattatattttttgtgcttaaataattaaatcagtCCTTTCCTTTGACCTTTAGGATCTCAGAGCCACAACAGCAGGAACTCACCAGCCATGGACATGCCTGAAGGCGTCATTGGAAGAGGTCAGTGTGGTCATGGTCATTATTTAGTTATCCAACAATTTGCTCTGTGGCTGAACTTGTATTTTAGCTCAGTGTTGTTTTACAACAGACTGAAAGGCAAAGCTTCCCAAAGTCCTGTTTGAGTTTCAAAGAAACACTACAAAATACAGTTTGTAATAACCCTCATTTAGTAATGGtcatgaatataaatacattcttTCCTTCATGATCACAGTTAAATTGCACTGTTAAAATTTTAAGCAGACCTTATTACTAATTCATTCAGCAGTTGAGACAGTATGGTGTCCACCTCTCTGGTCATACATTTAAATTATCTGCAAACACCACCCTCATGTTTCATAGGCATGTTTGAAACTGCAGTGTCCTCCAGTCGTCCAGGAGTGGCCTTGTCACTTGAGCAGGGTGATTCAGTGGCCAAACCTCCTACTGATCCCTCAGGAGGCATCTACAGCCATGCTCTCTCTGCCAGTCACCCAGACAGTGATGACAGCCCTCGTCCAGATGAGGTTAAGGTTAGTCACACTTTGTCCAATGGTAAATCATAGCACATGATAGAAAGTTTCCAGTTACCAAGTACCACTTGGTGTGTTTTCTACTGATGCATGTGCAGGAGAGGGTGAAGAACACAAGGTTTAGCCGGGATAAGATGCGGCTGCAGCGCCTGGATCAGTCGGAGGGGCAGCTTGGTCACGGGGACAACACACGAGACAAGATTCGCCACCGTGTGAGACAGATGTTATCAGATTCACCTACAGAGGAGAACAGCATATTAATCATCAAAGGCAAGAGGCGTTTTGTAAAACttaatgaattgtttttatttatgcataAATTCATTTCATCATAACGTGGAGTTTCCAGTTCATATTGTAGCCAGTTTtactttttcagatttttactgTTGGTTGGAGATAAGCTATTCCAAGGATCCTCTTTGCCCcttatgataaaataaatacatatctTACCACCCTTTATATTTAACAAATGCAATACATTTTTGTGGCTCAATACACATAATAGTTTTTTATAATAGTTATTCATATGTGGAATGTTCAGACAATCAATAGcaaaagaagaaatgttttcaatttagaaaaatgtttaaatttgtctttatttactgtatttgtatttatgtattttgttttttgtcatagtctttaaagaaatgaaatatgagCTTACAGTGTTTGTAGCCAGAGACTTGAAatatttctcttctctgctgtaGATCTGCATCTGAACGGCAACACACTGACTTCCACCAAAGCAGACCCTCCCTCTGACGAGTCACCTATCAGCCCCACCAGTCCTGTCAGCCCACCTGGCCCCCAAAGCCCCATCAAGTGCTTCACTCCGCCCCACCAGCCAAGCCCCCCTACGGTGCCCCCCAACCCCAAAAACATGTCCCGTCTTAGGAGGGCTCCTAGCCTCAGCAGGACCCGACCCTCACTGTCCCACAGCTCAGGTCAGTGGATCTGAAAGCCCAATGTTTCATCTTTGTGCACAAAATGTCAAGCTtaattttctactttttaaacAACCAAAGCGTGTTCATGTCACTGTATCATTattatgttgctctgtgtcttgAATATTTAACAATATCCCACTGCATTATAAATAGATGACCCACAGTTTTAACAAGTCTTTGTttatagaaatagaaaatgttggAACATTAATTAGACTGTCAAAGCCATCAGAGCATGGCTGAATAAGATGTTTGCTTTGGATAATGTGCAACAATGCTTTGTTTTGACAACCTGCTGTTAATGCACCGCTGCCCACACACACTGCTTGTTTTCAGACGGATAGAGATGTAACATGAGACTgaatctgtgtgtctgtgtgttgtgtggtaTCTGACGGGCCATTTAGATGAGCTGTCTCCTGGCGCTACAGGCCACAAGAAAAATCTCTCTGAGCCTCCGGAGCTATGTCCTTTTTCCAAGCCTGAGCTGGCACTGACACAGAGTTTCAACCTGCTGAGCTCAGAGGACTGGTGAGAAACATTTGCAATGTTACAGTACCCCAGTTTCACTGCTTCAGAGGAGAATAGTTTTGATCCTCATATTGATAACTCAAATCCAAGGGTCCTATGGAGGTTAATAGAATgtagaacaagaaaaaaataattaactaattaccaaccttgttttttttaaagggagaAGAAGATCGAAGGTCTGACGTTCCTACGTTCTCTGGCCCACTACCACTCAGACACACTCCAGGGCAGGCTTCatgatgtctgtctgtctctcattcaAGAGGTAGCTATTCTTGTTGTATAACCTGCCCACATCACTTTTGACATGTATTACTCTCTCTGAAATTGAACTGCTTCTTTTCTGGTTTACATATTGATATCTGATTTTGCAGAACAATTTCATTTGTCAGTGTCTTGCATTTATGCAGTGCCTTGACTTCAAAGTGCATGTGTAAACTccttactgtttttgtttgtttatctttaATGCTGTGTCTTTAATCTACTGTATATGTCCAATGTTCTGTTGTCCACTCACatcaaaaatgtctttcttaTTCAGGTGAAGAACCTGCGGTCAGGTGTGTCCAGGGTTGCAGTGTGTACACTGGGTGACCTGTACAGCCACCTGCAGAGGGCAATGGACCAGGAGCTGGAGGGGACAGTGAAAGCCTTACTGCAGAAGGCTGGGGAGACTAACGCCTTTATTAGGCAGGATGTTGATGCAGCACTGGACTGCATGGTACAGCACTGTACCCCCACTCGTGGAATCAATGCTCTACTCTCCGGGGGACTCAGGTCAGTATGCACTggccacattcacacacagtgaAGGGCTGTTTCACTAAACTTAGACTCTATCTATCTTGCACACTATCCTAAAATGGAATcgttaaacatttttaatctttaatttcTGAATTGGTTTTCCCTCTGCTGTTAGTCATCTCAATGCAGTGGTGAGGAAGTGCACCGCCCAGCATCTGGCCAATCTGGTGGAGAAGGTTGGTGCTGCCCGTCTCCTTTCTGGAGGTAAAGATCTCACTGACAGAATCTTACCTGCAGTCACCAAGCTTGCACAAGACTCCTCACAGGAAGCCAGGTATGTAGAGGGATTTCAGTTACGTTTTTACAAATCTTGTATGCACAGATTTAATCTAAATGTTCGTGTTTTGCACAAATTAAGAACTTCAGattcattaatattttctgattaGCAAAATGTTCAACAACATTTATGAGAAGTTGGATTCACAAATTGGTACCATGAAATCTGTATTACTAGcccattaaaaatatatataaaacacagatgATTCCACTAGATTTTGTGCTTTAAACATTTCCCATCGGTccagattaaaagaaaaatagccAAGAGATTTGCTTGATATGAGAATACGTCATAAAATACACAAGGGACATACTCACCATAACtgacattaatataaaaaacgTTAAAGAAAATAGGGCTGTGGTCtcctggtcgattagttggtcgataggCTCTTGTCCGAcaaaattctcattggtcgaataactgccgtgttactttcataaggagaaaagtgctatatcaatagctttc
This window harbors:
- the LOC137199361 gene encoding TOG array regulator of axonemal microtubules protein 1 gives rise to the protein MILGLISQELHQQLLDLKNYQNRTNGVEELKHILSEVDMKSVPSDSIEEFINFLPRLLDDSNFKVLYGTLQVLNLLIQKLDTSADKYIKQIVLVALKALGDTRTVTRNEYMNVFRQIMKTVSPQQVLDLVIGNLKHKNSRVREDVLNIIIAAMLTHPRKDFNIPKLCFEVAPYLTDSKKKVRHAALELFAVFDYCLDTGKKQPLMKAVDMVELNEDAEGLMGAVQARRARHVLPKLSSEGIVEYGLVVPKPGQRCSPQYGSGADLDWVMNGGRISSARSHRTEPDCERLYGYGSLGSLTDDPPLQRRIVSAGKGKNKLPWEMSSFPSTENDQQRRTPNGKYSKQVAHEDFLPLSRKLSPETYVPSFSSAEPQKPQSSTRRESPARIRRSGSLNLDPDIFKTTNFTDSENVASKGRVLQRNPSVERTFSLPSNPTTPGSFLLPSYPLATLPGGMLTPTLSRRHADSSLSMSNTWPNKKENSPHQRDTSPWRDTAGTAKGDLSSRCSPRPLRASLVSSSSTSSFRRALSSTRATLSISPVIPPAEQAQSHNGQRSNAPGSPQNQQLERDFHLDPVSINSMQDPQEEDPLDMQEMLNSLRSLRNSAAKKRAKVSLSSSDPDSPDSAVKLDLGLDSPSHTSPMPTSSASESGLFSLSSVANSSFNGIKTSPGNSTSSRMKPRIARNPSAKLRSSVSIDFSSLQGLSQRNELSPEVGVVGQRVTYSNGTIKTEEETIGPSPPLVKPAFRESVRALKPAKGSQSHNSRNSPAMDMPEGVIGRGMFETAVSSSRPGVALSLEQGDSVAKPPTDPSGGIYSHALSASHPDSDDSPRPDEVKERVKNTRFSRDKMRLQRLDQSEGQLGHGDNTRDKIRHRVRQMLSDSPTEENSILIIKDLHLNGNTLTSTKADPPSDESPISPTSPVSPPGPQSPIKCFTPPHQPSPPTVPPNPKNMSRLRRAPSLSRTRPSLSHSSDELSPGATGHKKNLSEPPELCPFSKPELALTQSFNLLSSEDWEKKIEGLTFLRSLAHYHSDTLQGRLHDVCLSLIQEVKNLRSGVSRVAVCTLGDLYSHLQRAMDQELEGTVKALLQKAGETNAFIRQDVDAALDCMVQHCTPTRGINALLSGGLSHLNAVVRKCTAQHLANLVEKVGAARLLSGGKDLTDRILPAVTKLAQDSSQEARYYGRRMLLSLSSHPDFDKILEKYIPTKDLPTVRDTVFTLKTKGLGEMPQDTQSARGRRSLPGSGTVRASSLTREPLNQTNRETNSHYSCRSQTQSIADKTEYIKQISGLLGSKDFRERIKGIDQLVTDCQHNPNMVINSIFPVFDAFKSRLQESNSKVNLYALESLQKIIHLMKENLSQVVNILVPAIVDNHLNSKNNAIYSAAIGAINALILNLDNILLLQPFCTKAQFLSGKAKVDLIEKVADLVTELYPRKPQMVEQKVLPLLWHLLGTSTHSGTIHGRGGSVRGATANLCQALYVQMGPSLTEFAASQPANVHKGLNEVLRTLS